The nucleotide sequence GACAACTGCTTCTATTTCGCCGTGATGCTGCTTAAGCAATTCCCAACCTTCCAAACCATTGGCAGCCTCGTAGACGTCATAGTCAACATCTTCTAAATGAGCAAACAACGAACGACGCAAACCATCCTCATCATCAATAATCAATATAGCCATATCAACTCTCGGATTGTTGTCTTAGTTGACGAATACGATGCAAGATTTCATGAAGATCACAAGGCTTTATAAAAGCATCATCGGAAGTGAGTCCGATCTCTGCAAGAGTTTCAGGATCAAGAAGATCAATAGACCCAGTATGAAGCAAATAATGCTCGCAATACCCCATCTCTCCAGCAATACGAATAAATTCATTGCCATTAATGCCGGGCAAACGCATATCAACAAGACATATGTCTGCCTGTTCTTCTCGTAATCGTTCAAGGGCTTCTTCAGCCGTGGCTGCAGTTCTGACTTCTAGTTCGTCTTCATAATCTTCAAAAAAAAGCAAAAGATTATGTCGAATACGCTCTTCATCTTCGACAATAAAAAGACGCTGTCGATGCTGGCTCATAAAGGCTTCTCTAAGGCTTGATCAGTGGGCAACTCAATAAAAAAAACAGCTCCTTCACCAATGACGGACTGAACTCCCATCCGCCCTCCATGTCCCTTGGTGACAATAAAATACGAAACTGACAAACCAAGCCCAGTACCAACTCCTGGTGCTTTTGTCGTGTAGAATGGCTCAAATATTCTGCGCTGGATTTCGGGAGGTACCCCAGGTCCGTTATCCTCTATTTCCACCCGAACCATATCGGCCTCGGAAATCATACGCACAATGATCTTTGGCGAAGCCACAGGCGGATCAGCCGAAGCCAAAGCCTGAGCTGCATTCCGTAAAATATTAAGAATAACCTGTTCAATTTCTGTTTCTGTACAATGTATGGGCTGAACGATCTCCGGAAAATCGCGTTCGATAGAAATTCTTTTAAAATCATAATTTTTTTTCAAATCATAATCACTAGCAGCCAACACAACTGCACGTTCAATAATAGCCGAAAGATCACAAACAGCTCGTTTAGATTCACTCTTCCGACTAAAATCAAGCATGTGCCTTATAATAGCGGACGCTCGAACAGCCGCGTCTTTAATATCGTGAACAAAAACGTCCACTTGACGTGCCTCTATATAACGAACAACATCCTCAAGATTGACGCTTATTTTATGTGCAACATCATGATTCTTCTTAAAATCAAGACGAATACGCTGTACAATATTTTGTGCAGCTTGCAAGACAATCCCAAGAGGGTTATTGATCTCATGAGCAATGCCGGCAGCAATCCCGCCAATTGAAATCATTTTTTCTGTTTGAATCATCATCTCATGCGCTTTGTGCAATTCAGTAATATCCCGAAGCACAGACATACGATAGCGCACAGCGCCAGTATCCACTGTCTGACACGACATGGAGAATACTAACTCTCTTCCCTCAGCGACCTGGACAACAACCTCGACATTGGAAACTGATTCCTCCTGAGACATCAGAGACACCGTTTCACTTTGACCATTCAAGAACAATCCAACATCCATGAAATTTCGACCAACTATTCTTTCTCTATTGGTATTAAATAACTCCAAAAAACGTTCATTTACATCTAGAACTTTATTTGTTCCGAGATCAGTGAGCATAATGCTATCAGGCGACAACAAAAAAAGACTTGAAAACCGGCTTTCTGAGTCTCTCAAATTTTTTAAAACCTTTCTGAGAGCATTAAGAGACACAGCAACAACAACAAGTATCAAAATAGAAACACCAACATTCACGGCTGCAAGATGATTTACAGGAGCAACTATCTCTGCTTTTTCAGCTTCAACAACCAATAGCCAGCCAGTAATTGCATTTCGCTTAGTCAAGCTAATTCGTTGTACACCATCACGAACATAATTCACGATTTCATTTGACTCAGCTGAGTTGACAATAAATTTTGTTTCTTCTCCAACACTAAAGGCATTTCCAGAACTCCAGGATGGACGTGCAAGCACCACACCATTTTCATCAATAATAAACCCGCCTCCATGAATTCCAATTCGAACTTTAGACAGAAGACTCCGAGCAAACGTTTCAGTATCACGTATAATAACGAGCACACCATCCACAGTATTGGCTGATGATTTGATCGGAAATGAAGCCACAAGAATCGGAGACCCGCTCACTCTTGATACAGCTATTGTTTCTATTGTGGGCTCTCCTGCACGAGCTTGCAAATAATAGCGGCGGTCAGAGACATCAAGTTTGCCAGCCAAAGACTGGTCAGAAGCCAAAACAATTTGACCATTAGTATTCATCAAATAGTAGCGTTGAAACACATCATCTTTAATATACTCTTCTAATTTGCGAGTCGCAGCTTCTCGAGCCGAGCTGCCCAAGTAGCTCGACTCTAAACCAAACAACAACACTTTTTCACGACTAAGAAAGCGCGCCTGAGCTAGCACATCTCTCACTTCAACAGTAATTTCATGATCAAGCAATGAAAGACTTTGCTTGATCTGAGCATTAGCCAAATCTTCTACAACATGCTTAGTATAAACGTATGCTAAGACTGTACTTAAACACGCACCAACAAAAACAGTCAACAGAATCGGAAGTAGCGGACGATCAAGCGCAGCATTGAATTGAACGCGACGGGTTAATCTTTTCACTGAATTACCACTTCGCTTGCTTCAATGAATTCATAGGGTAAATTAATACCAAGACGAGCGGCTGTCTTGAGATTTAAAAACACGATGCCCCGTTGATTAAGCTGGATCGGTAGGGAGGCTGGAGCTATCTTATCTACAAGTACCTGATATGCAAGCTTTCCCGCAAGAAACCCTTGCTCATGTCCAGACTCGAGCACACCTGCCAAATGACCATGATCCTTTGAAAAGTCTGTAAAGCCTAAGGTAGGCTTGGTCACATTGGAGTTGTTCCAGTCACTGACCAATTCAGGAGGAACAACTTTATTCGTATTCTCATCTTTTAGCGAATGATAAAGACCAAGAGCTAACACATCAACGCGATCATGATAATGCCGCACTAAACTTTGCCACTGTTGAAAAGTACTAGCCTGCTCTACGCCAAGAACTTCCAAAGGAAAAACGCCCCCAACTTCTCTTTCTCTCTGCAGATCAGCTAGGACATAGCCTGCTGATTCGGAACTATCGACAAGCACTGCTACAGACTTGACCCAGGGCAAAAACTTTGCCATCAACGCAAAACCTTCACGAAAATGCCATCTTTCTTGAACTCCTGTTACATTCACAGATGGATAACCGTATTGAGACAGAGGGGCATTGACTCCGCAAAAAACGACCTTTGGACCATCTTTATCTTTCAAATATGGAACAACAAGATATACCTGAGCTGGATCGTCAACAGCAACAACTAACTGCACATTGTTTTGAACAATCTTGTCAAAAATCTCAAGACTTCGTTTTCGCAAAAACTCCGGGGATGGGTTATTTTTAGCATCTAAATAATAAATATCGTACGACACCTCAACTCCTCGCAAAGCTTCTAAAATTCCCTCAGTTATATTTTTTGTCCAAACATATTCCTCTCCATAGCTATGAACAATGGCAATACGATAAGGACCAGCAGCAACTCCGTGCGCAACGCCCAATCCACTTAAACAACTGACGACAAAACAAAACAATATTATAAAAGACTTCAACAGCGAGAACATACATACCTCCACTCACGACCAGCGAGGCGTTCAACTACATTACTGATGAAAAATTCAGCCAACAAAATACAGACAAAATATTCATTTTAATATTAACTAAGCCCAGGGTCACGCCAAATAGAAAATCTATTCTTACCTTTATGCTTTGAATCATACAACGCTGAATCAGCCTTTGACAGCACTTCTTCAATATTATTATTACGACCAAAGACTACACACCCAATACTAACTGTAATTTTTATTTTTTCTTTTTGAGTGTCAAACAAATTTTCATTAAATTCCACAATCAATCTATTTAGAAATGGCGCAACATCTTCCTTACCAACACCAGGAGCCACAACACCGAATTCTTCACCACCAACTCGACCAAGTACATCAACTTGGCGCAATGAATTTTTCAGTATATGAGCAACATATATTAAAGCCTGATCTCCAACTGGATGCCCATAGGTGTCATTAATTGCTTTAAAATTATCTATATCGATCGACAATAAGGCATTCGAAACATCAAATCTCGCAGATCGTTGTAATTCGCCATGCAATGACTCCATAAATTTTCTTCTATTATATACACCTGTAAGTTGATCAGTTGACGACAAAATATCTAACTTTTCTTCTGACATTTTAAGCTCAGTACTATCACTAGAAAACACTACTACCCCTTTTTGAATATTCCCTTTGACTTCTGAATACGGGGTATAAACTACAGACATATAGCGCCGACCTATCCCTGGAAAATCAAACCACGCCTCATACTTTGCTTCTACACCACTTAACGCCTTGTCAATATTAGGCTTTACAAAGTCACAATATACATTTTCTTCAAAAAACTCTCTTACTTCATGTCCGACAATATCAATTTCATTTTTTCCAAACACTTTGCAATAATATTCATTAACAAGAACATATCGACAGCTACTATCTACAAGAGAAAACAACGCAGGCGCATTTGCAATAATTTTTTTATACCTAGACAAATTCACCCTTGCCACTTCTTTTGTATAAACTAAACCTATTGTTGTTTTGAACTGAAAAATACTATATGGCTTTATAATAACACCGGCAGGATTAATACTGAGCATTTTATTAATAGTATGTTCATCGGAAGCCCCTGTGACTAATACAACCGGTATAAGCAACTCGTTTTGAATTATTTCGCAAGCATCATATCCATTCATACCTGGCATATAAACATCAAGCACCACAATATCAGGACGAAGCTTTCTTGATAATTCAATAGCTCCGATACCGTCATTTGATTCTCCAACTAAATCATATCCCAATGCTTCTGAAAAATCTTTCAATATACGCATGCAAAGCTTCGAATCATCGGCTATAACAATTCTAGGATTCATTATTAACCTCTGTTGTCTTATTGATTACAGGCAAAAATTTGTAATATTTTCCAACACTTGCTATTGTTGTGACATTTACACGGCTTAAATATATACAATTCTTTACAGATGTCGGTTTGAACTAAAAAGTGTCTAAATTTTGAAATAAGAAATATTAAATAACTTACAAATAAATTTGTATATTGCGATACTTTATTATAGGCTTTATGCAACAACATTATATCGGTTTCGAACTTCAGTCACTATATTTTAACACTTGGATCAAAACAACTTTTCGCAAAACATTATTCATCTAAGCACATTCAATATCAAAAATTTTATAAATCGCCAAGCTATCGATACATATTGCAATGTCTCCAACTTTTACATACTTGACTCCTAATGTACAGTCTGTTGTACAAACTCACAGGGCAATCCCAATCTCAACAGCTGGTATTTACGATAATCGGGAATTCGCTCCGTACAACTCACCAGCCACTTCCCCGGCGCACTTTTGTGGACGCCCAGCTTTCGTGCCAGATCCGTCAACGTCAGCCCTTCGCTGCGCAGCCAGAGCTTGAGGCGCTGCTCGCGGGGGAGCATCGACCAGTCTGTCGGCAGGGCCAAACCACGGGGACGGCTCATGGCAGCACGAACCGGCCGGCCCGCCACAACACCCGGCCCACGCCCACCAGTTGCTGGACGGTACGGGGCCGCTCGCCAGGTGGGACATCGAGCTGCAGCTTGAGCAACGCCTCAAAATGGGCGGCATATGCATAGCAGCGCTTGCGGATGTCCAAACGCACCGACCGCTCAAAGCGCAACCGGATGCACCCGTCCTCCAGGGCAACTTCCGCACCCTTGGAACGCAGCACCGCCAACGGGTCGGTCAACCCCTTGCGGCCTGATCCGTAAGCCACCTTAGACGTCAGCACGTCAGCCCCTGGCTCCATCCTGGCCTTCATTCTGGGAACAGCCAACCGCTCCACATGGAGCAACGCAAGATTCATGTACCCTCCCCGGTGTGGCAAGCCACCTGCAGGCCAGACCGGGTAACGCACAGCCGATGCCAAACGCCTTCATCAAATGGTCCGCATTGTCTTTTCCTGTAGCACGCAACGTCAGGAAGCAGCCACCCCATTTTAGCGCCAGTCGCAGGTTGGCGACGCTCTCGATGCCTGCCCTGCTCCTGGCCGGTATGCCCGTTTTACGGCTCCCTCGCCCCAAACAGGGTTTTATAGGCTTCAGCCGCCCGGTCCATGGCCCGCTTCTCCCGGCCCCGCAACATCAGCAGCCGGGTCGCTTTGTCCTCGGGCGGCAACTGCGACGTGCGCAGCTCCGCCATGTCCGCACGCACAGCCTGCACCTGGCCCACCAACAGGCGCAGGCGCGGCAGCCGCGTCTCGTGGCGCAACCGGGCCGCGCCCTGGAAATCCCCGGCCTCGCGCAGGGCATCCTGCCGCGCCTTAGCCTCGGCATACGCCCGGCGCACCGCCTGATACGGATGGCCCACGTCCTCGAAATCGCCAACATCCAGGGTTTCCGCCGCCATCGGTCCGGCCTGGCCGCCAAGGCGCGCCCGTTCGCGCTTGGTCGGCCGCTCCAGGCGGTCTGCCTGGCGCAGCAGCGATTCCCGGGTGATGGGCGCGACGCGGCCGCCGAGCACGGCCGCGTCGGCGTTGAAGGTGTTAATAGCCGCAAGCAGGGCATCGCGCTCGTCGGCGTCCGTGCCACCGTCCAGGGCAAAGGCCCGGAAACGCGCGTACAGGGCGTCGCGTTTTGCCGCGTACCCGCTTTCCTCAGCAATGGCCTCGGACGCCTTGGCCCTGGCCCGGGCTTCGCGCAGGGGCCGGAATCCGGCCGCCTTGGCTGCTGCCTCCCCGAGGGTCGGCCGCAGCGGCTTGCCGCCTTCTTCCAGGACCGGATAATTGCTGCCCGTGGTCACGCCCTGGCGGTATTCACGGATGCCCTGAAGGATCTTGGCCGCGCCCGATGGCAGGGCCTTTTCCGCCGCCCGGCCGGGCTGGCCCCCAGCCAGATAGCCCATTGCCTGAAGCAGGTCCTTGCCCAGGCCGCCGACAGGGCCAAGCACATCCACCCAGGAATCCGGCGCATCGATCATGGTCATGGACCCGGACAGATCCGCGCCGGCCAGCAGGCCCAACAACCCAAACCGAGCCAGATCCTCGGCCCCGCCGCCCAGGTTCCTGCTGATGACGGCGTACAGCCACTTCTCCGGATCCTCGTCGCCGCCGACCGCCGTCAACAAGCCCTTGGCCAGGGCCATTGCCACATGCCCGCCAAGGCCGGCCAGCGCCGCCGGCGCGGCCAGGGCAAACACCCCGGCGGCATGGTCCTTTTTCCCGAACAGTTCGTGGATGAGCTGCAGGTAGTTATGGCCGTATTTTTTGTAGATGTACCAGCCCTGCCCCAGCCGCGCCCCGAGCTTCGTGCCCCAAGCCCAGGACGGCTGGCTAGCCCGGTCGTAAACGCCGTGGGCCCGGTCGGAGGTCTCGCGCGCCCGCGCTATGGCCGTGGCGTGGTCCGTTCCGGCGGCCCGGGCCAGCCGGTAGCCGGCCAGAAGGGTCGCGCCCCGGTTGAGGCGTTCGGTCGCTCCGAACAGGAGCAAAGCCTTGCCCATGGCCCAGGTCCAGGCCTGGCCGGCCGTGTCGCGGTAAACGGACAACGCTTCGCGGGCGAACTGCGGGTCGTCCAGGGACTCGCGGCGCGCCTGGGCCATGAAGGCGCGCTCCCCGGCGGTCAGGCGGCCGCTCCGGCCGGCCATGAGGCCCAGATAGTCGCCCATGGCCCGGACGATCTCCCGGCCGATGCGCGCCCAGCCGCCCTTGCCGGCCATGGCATAGGCATGCAGCGCCGCCGGCACGCTGGTCGCCATGCTGGTCAGGTTGACCAGGGCGCTTTTGGCGTTGAAGCCCAGGTACTTCAAGCTGGCCATGGACTTGGCCAGAGCGAACACCCGGTCGCCGGCTTCGGCGTTGCGCAGGTTCTCGGCCAAATAATCCACGGCCAGCCGGTAGACCTCGCCCTCCTTGCGGATGTCCAGGCCCTGGCCGTCCGTGGCGAACAGCGCCGTGGCCGCCT is from Solidesulfovibrio magneticus RS-1 and encodes:
- a CDS encoding response regulator, with the protein product MSQHRQRLFIVEDEERIRHNLLLFFEDYEDELEVRTAATAEEALERLREEQADICLVDMRLPGINGNEFIRIAGEMGYCEHYLLHTGSIDLLDPETLAEIGLTSDDAFIKPCDLHEILHRIRQLRQQSES
- a CDS encoding sensor histidine kinase — translated: MKRLTRRVQFNAALDRPLLPILLTVFVGACLSTVLAYVYTKHVVEDLANAQIKQSLSLLDHEITVEVRDVLAQARFLSREKVLLFGLESSYLGSSAREAATRKLEEYIKDDVFQRYYLMNTNGQIVLASDQSLAGKLDVSDRRYYLQARAGEPTIETIAVSRVSGSPILVASFPIKSSANTVDGVLVIIRDTETFARSLLSKVRIGIHGGGFIIDENGVVLARPSWSSGNAFSVGEETKFIVNSAESNEIVNYVRDGVQRISLTKRNAITGWLLVVEAEKAEIVAPVNHLAAVNVGVSILILVVVAVSLNALRKVLKNLRDSESRFSSLFLLSPDSIMLTDLGTNKVLDVNERFLELFNTNRERIVGRNFMDVGLFLNGQSETVSLMSQEESVSNVEVVVQVAEGRELVFSMSCQTVDTGAVRYRMSVLRDITELHKAHEMMIQTEKMISIGGIAAGIAHEINNPLGIVLQAAQNIVQRIRLDFKKNHDVAHKISVNLEDVVRYIEARQVDVFVHDIKDAAVRASAIIRHMLDFSRKSESKRAVCDLSAIIERAVVLAASDYDLKKNYDFKRISIERDFPEIVQPIHCTETEIEQVILNILRNAAQALASADPPVASPKIIVRMISEADMVRVEIEDNGPGVPPEIQRRIFEPFYTTKAPGVGTGLGLSVSYFIVTKGHGGRMGVQSVIGEGAVFFIELPTDQALEKPL
- a CDS encoding ABC transporter substrate-binding protein, whose protein sequence is MFSLLKSFIILFCFVVSCLSGLGVAHGVAAGPYRIAIVHSYGEEYVWTKNITEGILEALRGVEVSYDIYYLDAKNNPSPEFLRKRSLEIFDKIVQNNVQLVVAVDDPAQVYLVVPYLKDKDGPKVVFCGVNAPLSQYGYPSVNVTGVQERWHFREGFALMAKFLPWVKSVAVLVDSSESAGYVLADLQREREVGGVFPLEVLGVEQASTFQQWQSLVRHYHDRVDVLALGLYHSLKDENTNKVVPPELVSDWNNSNVTKPTLGFTDFSKDHGHLAGVLESGHEQGFLAGKLAYQVLVDKIAPASLPIQLNQRGIVFLNLKTAARLGINLPYEFIEASEVVIQ
- a CDS encoding GGDEF domain-containing response regulator; this translates as MNPRIVIADDSKLCMRILKDFSEALGYDLVGESNDGIGAIELSRKLRPDIVVLDVYMPGMNGYDACEIIQNELLIPVVLVTGASDEHTINKMLSINPAGVIIKPYSIFQFKTTIGLVYTKEVARVNLSRYKKIIANAPALFSLVDSSCRYVLVNEYYCKVFGKNEIDIVGHEVREFFEENVYCDFVKPNIDKALSGVEAKYEAWFDFPGIGRRYMSVVYTPYSEVKGNIQKGVVVFSSDSTELKMSEEKLDILSSTDQLTGVYNRRKFMESLHGELQRSARFDVSNALLSIDIDNFKAINDTYGHPVGDQALIYVAHILKNSLRQVDVLGRVGGEEFGVVAPGVGKEDVAPFLNRLIVEFNENLFDTQKEKIKITVSIGCVVFGRNNNIEEVLSKADSALYDSKHKGKNRFSIWRDPGLS